The DNA window aggAACGCGGCCCGCCTCCCACGCcctatccagttcttattatatatCCATGGGGTTGTCCAACCGCTTTATTTAGTTTATTAAATCTCAAAAAGCTGATTTCCTGTGTCATTGGCCATTTCTTGGGAGTAGGAAGAGTGCAATTTTGTGCTGCGCCTAGGTTCCCCTCGACCGGGGCGCAACAAGACCGAATTAGCAGCTGTTTTTCAGACAAAGTGAATAACGTAAAGTCGCGATGGATCGCTCTCAGTCAGTGATCTAATCCTCTAAAACATGACGCTTGCCTTCAGATGTTCCCGTCTTTATTTCGATAAGATCTGTCGTATTGACGCTTTGCTCTCACCACGAGCTGTCTGAAGTCCAGGATGCTCTGCCACTGGCTGTGCAGACTCCTGAGCGCCTCCTGCCGGCTCCTGGCCTGCTGGTCCAGCTGGATGCAGCGCTCTCTGATGTGATCCCGCGCTGCAGCCCGCATCACAACCTGCAGCTCCACCTCCAGAGCCGACCTGCCCGCATGGAGGAAAGAACGGAAGATCACCTCAGTCACTAACTTCCCTGTAAGCTATTCAAATGGATTGCAAATGTAAGAAAGGCTGTCGTATATTCATCCATTCTAGTCTACCTCAGACGCTCACATCCAGCACCAGACACTTTTCACGCTGCTACGGACAGTCTGGCaccaaagatattgaagtgactgttattttgtttatattgattgttgtgcttttatttatgtcttaaTGTTTCTGTTGATAtacatacatatttttatatatatttgtttttctatttgggattgtgggaaacggtatttcgatctctctgtctgtacacacaaactgaaagttgactttgacttccaGACTAGACTTAAAACCGTGTCATGTCAAATTTGTGTGAAGACTGTAGTTTCTATATATTTATTGTAGtgccttttttttaaataataataataataatacattgcatttcaaagcgctttttcaggtgctcaaagacgctttacagtggtgataaaacatgataaaatagaatttaaaagttattagaacagcaatacagcataattcacagatgaaaagccagtctgaagaggtgtgttttggtcagtaattattattattctttggGACAGTGAGAAACGTCATTACGGTCCCCCTGTTTGCACCACGAATACAGATACATTGATAATACAGTTGACTTTGACAAAGCAACAAAAAATCCCCCCAAAAAACAGACTTATTGagaaaaatgaaaaacattgaaGCAGTGGAAATGCTTGACAATGATGAGCTGCAACTACAACATATTTCTGACcacagagaggcgaagtccctccctttcctccatggaccttatttcagaaaaagtatgtattgaagtcgatggagagagaaacgttatctttcgatcccgtttgaattctGCCACGagttacacacatgatgtttgtcaatttaaaagatcattttgcaagtcaaaaaaatagaactgtgaagtaacactttgtgTGAAactgctcaatgaactacatctcccatcatgcaccacacacccagacggcgtcacgttgaaacatttcacttctttctctcagaacgaggcggaaagtattaaaagaggtggaaATCACTCCGAGTCTGGGCGCGTTGAGAGCTgtgcacacacaaggggagtgagtcggttcctgagagccagcatgcgggaccgggactctgggagttgtagtctttctagttgcgtatttttcatagtcttttatttcaacagttttacgacaaactgtgactttttttactcggaaattatttgttaagattgagaaacatcatgtgtgtaactcgtggcacaattcaaacgggatcgagagataatctttctctccatcgacttcaatacatactttttcagaaataaggtcccctggggcggaagtagacgggcgggacttcgcctctctatagcaaAGACCAATTAGCCAGGCATCTACAGGTCTACCCATCTATCATTCATCCTGGTGTCACAGCGAGTTCGCTTACAGAGCCAAGGTGTCGTTGTGGAGCTCCTCAGTGATGCCGGACACCTCCTGCTCCGCCTCCCTCCGTCGAACCTGCAGCTGGTTCTGGATCAGCTGGACTCTGGAGCGGGTCAGAGCCAGCTGCACCAAACTCTGCTCCACCTCCTCCCAAGCATCCTGAAATCAgattttggtaacactttacatCACAGGTCCCGTATTATGCATCaacatatcacaggtctcagatatatacagagcctgtctctgattggctgaaacaccaaacagatcattgcagcattacccataatcccctctgtttcagccctgtttccaaagtgctgattctctgtctgttactttagatgagaataaggagcccctccccacgcccctctgagagacatctggttactatggtaactgccccagttcctaaactgtaatggagaagagacatgaagaagaggggacacatgttgatgtagaagagacatgaagaagaggggacacatgttgatgtagaagagacatggagaagaggggacacatgttgatgaagaagagacatgaagaagaggggacacgtgttgatgtagaagagacatggagaagaggggacacatgttgatgtagaagagacacgaagaagaggggacacatgttgatgtagaagagacatgtagaagaggggacacatgttgatgtagaagagacatggagaagaggggacacatgttgatgtagaagagacacgaagaagaggggacacatgttgatgtagaagagacatgaagaagaggggacacatgttgatgtagaagagacatggagaagaggggacacatgttgatggagaagagacatgaagaagaggggacacatgttgatgtagaagagacatggagaagaggggacacatgttgatgtagaagagacatgaagaagaggggacacatgttgatgtagaagagacatggagatgaatattagcagtatattgactgtgtgtgtgtgtggtgtgtgtgtgtgtgtgtgtgtgtgtgtgtgtgtgtgtgtgtgtgtgtgtgtgtgtgtgtgttcaatacCTCCAAGAGACTCTTAACAGACGGCAGATCGCCCTCTTCTGCCGACATGTCCAGAAGGCGATTGCTTTCATAGCGGAACCTGTGATGAATATAAAAGGTGTAAACTTAACACCGAAAGCGTCTCTTAGTTTCAAAGCCGGAGAGAACATCAACAAAGAGTTTACTTTAGATCGGTCACGTCCCGCATCACGTTCAGAGCCGAGAGCTTCTCCTCCAGGTGCTGCTGCTCTCTGGAGGCCAAACACTGCAAAGCTGAGAGGATGTGGCTCGGAGGGTAGCCGCCCAGCAGGCTCTGATCACATGACGAGAAAcattattattcaaagtgtgaGAGTGTCtctcgtcctaaaacccggaagacagttagcattttaccacttcctgttccctctctcagagccaatgggatctctccgtaGGGTTTAGGAAACTATCTGAACTAAGGtctgtggctgaataggactacagaagttgtcgaggccgtcgtacgtcattacgccgaacacgtgaacactcctctgagctagtttctgttctgcttgaaagcaagtccctgcctcctgcagagtGTTCAAACAGACGCTTCAACACGAGGACAAAGCGCCTCACCAGTCTGGTCCTCTGAGCGGCAGGAATACTCGTCTGGTAGTACTGCAAGAGACGGATCAagtcggataatctccacacgtctatcctacttttataattttctaatcataaatctagtcgccagaagctaaatgctaacgtgaTGCTATCGAGGAGCTACAGccgggtcgctgcttcaacgccacgccgacttcagatccagaTTCAAACACAGATTCTCGATGGAACGAGTTGAAGCGTCTGTTggaacactttgcaggaggcagggactggctttcaagcagaacagaaactagcttagaggagtgttcacgtgttcggcgtacgacggcctccacgacttctgtagtcctgttcagccgcttggtaacaaccatcgtttctcagacacgtccactcttcagaaatcactgCTGATGGTTTAATGTCgtggaacaaaacgtgatccgtctcttcgatGCGTCTCAACCTCAGACCTTAGTTCAGATAGTTTCCTAAACCCtacggagagatcccattggctctgagacgagggaaccggaaggagtgtacttcctggttttaggacgagtCACCGTGTCCCTCTCTTCACAGTAAACGAGAGGGCAAAACATGTAGAGAAATGTGCTCAAAATATAGAAACCTCCACAGCACTCAGCCAGTACTGGAACACGGCGGTCCTCTGCTCTCTGCTCGTACTGCCCGGAGACACGGACAGAATTCATTCAAGAGAATAAAAAGGTTGTCAAGCGTAGTGTGTTCAATACGGTATCTCTCGTGGTAGCTCTTACCGTTTGGACGTTGTCTTCAGCTCGTCTTGCAGAGACTGGTAGAAGCGGACTCTGCATTCGCACAGCTCTCTCACTTCATGCTGTCAAAGAATAATTAAATATGACGACTCCTTTAATCGGCTCAGAAAGATATGGGTCTACTTTCGTCATATTTAGGTTACacgtccaaagatatttagattccagcttttttttttacaggatATATTTtactgccgctgctgcgtctgtaaagccggtgtgtccttgggcaagacacttcacctgaacttgctcctgtgggtattgtccacagtttctgaccattgcatgtatgatatacgtgtaatgtgtgtatatgtaaagcgctttgagtcattggaaaagcgctataaggaattattattattattacttctaACTTCAAGCTACTGAACACAATTGTTAAATGTATATCGTACACTATATTTATATGTTTAGTAGATTGGTATATTACAGAGTATTCTAATTATACTGTGTATCTTATAGTGTTTACTCCTCTCTCTgattatatgtatttttgactgAGAATAtgtataaatagtttttatatttaaaatgtttcatctttattttatttgtattttattctatttttaaGTAATTGTGTAATTCTTGGAGATTGACCGTCGTAATGCTGCTGTGACCAAAACTATTTCCCAACTTGGAATGGATAAATATCTATCCATCATCCATCTTACAGCTGTCAAGTTAACATCAATCTATTGTGTGGAAGTGGAGAAGATGCAAAAAGAAACAACCAGAAGTTATGCATTGCCGTTTCCCACGTAAAATGACATATTGCACTACAATAAAAACATTCCCCAAACACTCACACTCAGACCGAACGAGGGACGTGAACTGAGTGCAGTATATAGTAACTAAACATTCCTCACACAACCCATGTTTAGCTGTTGTGTGAGTCGGCCTGTTCACGCAGACTGAAGCAGCTCTTACCAGGACTTGTGCCTCTGCTGCCGCTTTGGAGTTCAGGTGGTCGCCATCACTGCGGCTCGAGGGCTTTTTATCAAACAGCACCTCGACCTCTGCTTTCCTGCAAAACACAACTCTTACTCACGTTCATGATGGAGGAGTGTCGCATGCTCCAAGGAAGAACCGTTTACAGTGTGTGGTAGTGTTgaacggtgtaccgatacttgaaaggtaccgcgataccctgccgttaaaaacgttacgattcctccgtttcattagtatcggtactttaagaatgacgggggaaagtactccggtgagaaagcgccgttttaataagagccgtgtgtgttcagcgctctgcttccactccctgcactgcagccgtgcctgaaGTCCcacccctctcaagcacgctctacgtgcctcccctctcaagcacgctctaagtccctcccctctcaagcacgctctaagtccctcccctctcaagcacgctctaagtccctcccctctcaagcacgctctaagtccctcccctctcaagctcgctctaagtccctcccctctcaagcacgctctaagtccctcccctctcaagcacgctctaagtccctcccctctcaagcacgctctaagtccctcccctctcaagcacgctctaagtccctcccctctcgtgcacgctcaagtgcctcccctctctcgtgcacgcgctagctgccagagcatgtgagaaagcgagaagcatggctgcaagtgggagtgcaactgccgctgcgcctcggcttgttgacaacaaagacgccagaagcgaaaaacaaaaaagttgtttatagatgatgcttaatttaatacaaattatagtcatatattttatttattgttctcattgtttataAGTTtgtgttctggttctggtgtgaaataaagcacaataattacatttaaaactgtttccctttttttaagaaaagtatcgaaaaagaatcggaatcgcaattcttgacttggtatcggtatcgaaaccaaaatgttggtatcgtgacaacactagtgtGGAGTGGATCCGAGTAACGGCGAGGATACAAGCATTAGGCATCACTAATTAACGGGTGTACATTTTCAAGATTAGAATGAGTTCTCGACCAGGAAGACCCAAAGAAACGGGTATTAGCTTCTGGCTGCGTTTCCGCCgggggggcgtcttgccgtcacGCGACGCTCGTATTCAGCTCGGAACGCCCTGAACgcgagccgagggcgtccaaaaaaataaataatttgagagaagatcgagtttttatcgcttgaaatgacgaaaaggaaaaaggacgaggacatccctctgttggaggggcgaaggagtctggtgggattattttcgctgccagcaaagcgcgttcctgtgacggaaaaaaacaaaacaccgccGCGTCTTCCAAGGACCGTGCAAGGAGGGGTGTCCCTGTCGGCAGGGAGACGTATAAAGGACGGCGAAATTCAAAATTCAAGTCACGTCACCCCCCGCTCTtggacgccctctcagccctggtctggcggaaacactgacTTCGGGTCTGTATGCACTAAGAAATACACGTCCTTTATCAAAGTTAGAGGAATGACGGCCAGACTTAAGGGAAGGACCATCAGCATCAGAAGCCATGGTCTTCATGTAAGTCAGAGTCACTCTACTTCATATTTATGTTACTTCAACTCTCAATGATCTGCCTTACCTGGACATTTGTTCCAGAGTCTGGCAGTGCCCGCTGATCTTCTGTGTGTCATCAGAAAGCTCCTGGCGGCCCACAATGCAACGCTGCCTGAAGGCCTGCAGCAGCATCTCTCTGCGCCGGCTGTCCTCCACCTGAGCCCAGGTACGGCTGACGGACTGCTCTGTTGGTGAAGAGCAGAACAACACCAGTGCAGGCTTTCTGTTTGAGAGCACCGCGGGTCGCTCAGACACTgagaggaactcaccttgtgtcGCCAGCTGCTCCTCCGTCCCGCTGATCTGAGAGTCCAGGTGACTGATCTCGGACTTCAGCTGCTCGATCTTCCTCTGGAGGTCTTTCTGCTTAGCGGCTTCACTCTGGCCCTCAGTCTGCTTCAACTGAGCAGATCAACACACATGTCAGTTTATCTGTGGCTTTATGACTGGAAATGTAAAATGAATCACTCAAGATTAATCAAGTatcaccttaaaggtggggtaggtacgaatggagaaaccagctcgagtgcgctagaatttgaaagtacgcagccggaaaaaatctgccacttccttcagacttcctcacagagcccctcccccaacacacacgaacgcgcacatgaccaatgagggcacgagatcagtctgtgcccagatggaaggctgacaggcaggtaggccatccagttactttagccggctcagatgattggtcgtgctttttacagcgccacggcttccacagatgagatatttgtatggatttattgtcaaagcatttcatttattaattgctatcgggatgttaagagcattccatggaatatatcaagtgtttctgaagtgaactacctaccccacctttaagctgggATAACatgaaatagaaaatagcaacaAGAAAGAAAATCAAGTTTGAGCTTACCTCTTTGTCTTGAATAACTTTGTACCTTGAAGATCATTATGTTAAGGAAATCAATGGATACATGGatacatgcaacacacacacacacacacacacacacacacacacacacacacacacacacacacacacacacacacacacacacacacacacacacacacacaccacacacacaccacacacacacacacacacacacacacacacacacacacacacacacacacacacgactatATTCTGTCTGTGTTATCTCTTACTCACATTTAGAAGAGCAGCTACCCACATGTGTGCATGAATTGCCACAGCCAATGTAAGGTGGCTTTAAAATCATTAAATGTGGACACGAAAGGATACCACTGCAGATTGCCACGCATGATCCTGACATTCCtgggaaaacaaacaaaacgtcAGAAATCTTAACCCATTGCAATTAAGCAGTTTCTGACAAGACTAAGGAGGATTGAGTGAGCTCTGGGATGATCCGCGTGGCTACATTACTAGGAAATGTATTGAGGAACATCAGAAACATCAGAACTGGAAGCCTTACCTCTGTTGAAAAACATGTTGGATGACATATTTCCATATTGACTCCCCTGTCCCGATGCAGAGCCTGGAGAACAAATGATCAGCTTTACAATTGTTCAACAATGCGACATTTAGCTTCAACTGTGAGAAACATCAATACATATTCTCTTTGACTGGGTTTATGTATGCCCT is part of the Pseudochaenichthys georgianus unplaced genomic scaffold, fPseGeo1.2 scaffold_891_arrow_ctg1, whole genome shotgun sequence genome and encodes:
- the haus5 gene encoding HAUS augmin-like complex subunit 5 isoform X2 gives rise to the protein MVDRSLVRDLRRWATEEFNLPPDSLPNNSNFKMLCIGTGESIWKYVIQHVFQQRNVRIMRGNLQWYKVIQDKELKQTEGQSEAAKQKDLQRKIEQLKSEISHLDSQISGTEEQLATQEQSVSRTWAQVEDSRRREMLLQAFRQRCIVGRQELSDDTQKISGHCQTLEQMSRKAEVEVLFDKKPSSRSDGDHLNSKAAAEAQVLHEVRELCECRVRFYQSLQDELKTTSKREQRTAVFQYWLSAVESLLGGYPPSHILSALQCLASREQQHLEEKLSALNVMRDVTDLKFRYESNRLLDMSAEEGDLPSVKSLLEDAWEEVEQSLVQLALTRSRVQLIQNQLQVRRREAEQEVSGITEELHNDTLALSALEVELQVVMRAAARDHIRERCIQLDQQARSRQEALRSLHSQWQSILDFRQLVVLRQEDIRGLIKGNSTAKTELIRLHRELQQFVLATLVPQFEVVSSAASSQRNSISKEARQLGTISLPALDRRTTEGGQRIAASWLSLHRLQAPTFSSLGRTLEFPLYRAPEELCSQARAQQLELRFLRQLLQLHSATLQDTQKEAALLHAPDQKALLSRVTEEDQKLLECLVPRVRGLTQRSAQGLSYGVQVKTAISYWWDQPAQHVLPEVQKGGMTFQQWLQRWRLAAKAS
- the haus5 gene encoding HAUS augmin-like complex subunit 5 isoform X1, whose amino-acid sequence is MVDRSLVRDLRRWATEEFNLPPDSLPNNSNFKMLCIGTGESIWKYVIQHVFQQRNVRIMRGNLQWYKVIQDKELKQTEGQSEAAKQKDLQRKIEQLKSEISHLDSQISGTEEQLATQEQSVSRTWAQVEDSRRREMLLQAFRQRCIVGRQELSDDTQKISGHCQTLEQMSRKAEVEVLFDKKPSSRSDGDHLNSKAAAEAQVLHEVRELCECRVRFYQSLQDELKTTSKRTSREQRTAVFQYWLSAVESLLGGYPPSHILSALQCLASREQQHLEEKLSALNVMRDVTDLKFRYESNRLLDMSAEEGDLPSVKSLLEDAWEEVEQSLVQLALTRSRVQLIQNQLQVRRREAEQEVSGITEELHNDTLALSALEVELQVVMRAAARDHIRERCIQLDQQARSRQEALRSLHSQWQSILDFRQLVVLRQEDIRGLIKGNSTAKTELIRLHRELQQFVLATLVPQFEVVSSAASSQRNSISKEARQLGTISLPALDRRTTEGGQRIAASWLSLHRLQAPTFSSLGRTLEFPLYRAPEELCSQARAQQLELRFLRQLLQLHSATLQDTQKEAALLHAPDQKALLSRVTEEDQKLLECLVPRVRGLTQRSAQGLSYGVQVKTAISYWWDQPAQHVLPEVQKGGMTFQQWLQRWRLAAKAS